From Bradyrhizobium sp. NDS-1, the proteins below share one genomic window:
- a CDS encoding TAXI family TRAP transporter solute-binding subunit: MKRTIFGAAAALALAASAPCAQAQSFINVLTGGTSGVYYPLGVAIGKIYGDKIPNVKTQVQATKASVENLILLQQGRGELAFTLGDSLKAAWDGEEEAGFKTKLDKLRTIGAIYPNYIQIVATTESGIKTLADLKGKSLSVGAPKSGTELNSRAILSAAGMSYKDLGKVEYLPFAESVDLMKNRQLNATLQSAGLGVASLKDLSTSSPITVVSVPKETVDKIGPPFVSAIIPANTYSGQDKDVPTAAVINYLVTSSAVSDDLAYQMTKLVFESLPELVNAHAAGKEIKLETAASGSPVPLHPGAIRYYKEKGLIK; the protein is encoded by the coding sequence ATGAAACGGACGATTTTCGGCGCGGCCGCGGCACTTGCTCTGGCGGCGTCGGCACCTTGCGCGCAGGCGCAATCCTTCATCAACGTGCTGACCGGCGGCACCTCCGGCGTCTATTATCCGCTGGGGGTCGCGATCGGGAAGATCTACGGCGACAAGATTCCGAACGTGAAGACGCAGGTGCAGGCCACCAAGGCGTCGGTCGAGAATTTGATCCTGCTGCAGCAGGGCCGCGGCGAGCTGGCGTTCACGCTGGGCGACTCGCTCAAGGCCGCCTGGGACGGCGAGGAGGAGGCGGGCTTCAAGACCAAGCTCGACAAGCTCAGGACCATCGGCGCCATCTATCCGAACTACATCCAGATCGTCGCCACCACTGAATCCGGCATCAAGACGCTGGCCGACCTCAAGGGCAAGAGCCTCTCGGTCGGTGCGCCGAAGTCGGGGACCGAGCTGAATTCGCGGGCGATCCTCAGCGCCGCCGGCATGAGCTACAAGGATCTCGGCAAGGTCGAGTATCTGCCGTTCGCCGAATCCGTCGATCTCATGAAGAACCGGCAGCTCAACGCAACCCTGCAATCGGCCGGTCTCGGCGTCGCCTCGCTGAAGGACCTGTCGACCTCGAGCCCGATCACGGTGGTGTCGGTGCCGAAGGAGACGGTCGACAAGATCGGCCCGCCCTTCGTCTCCGCGATCATTCCGGCCAACACCTATAGCGGCCAAGACAAGGACGTGCCGACGGCGGCCGTGATCAACTATCTCGTCACCAGCTCCGCGGTGTCGGACGATCTCGCCTATCAGATGACCAAGCTGGTTTTCGAGTCGCTGCCGGAACTCGTGAACGCGCACGCCGCCGGCAAGGAGATCAAGCTCGAGACCGCCGCCAGCGGCAGCCCGGTTCCGCTGCACCCCGGCGCGATCCGCTATTACAAGGAAAAAGGGCTGATCAAGTAA
- a CDS encoding NUDIX hydrolase, translating into MMRPFDDATRRNIAAACAAFTRLPEEEAPMALKRAAVAVALTASERDETAFLLTLRASHLRAHRGQWALPGGRCDGGETPVEAALRELDEELGLRLTSADVLGTLDDYPTRSGYLITPVVVWVANSTAIRPNPDEVASVHRIALATIEREDAFDFVAIAESARRVIRFHHQMSLIHAPTAALIYQFREVLAGRHTRVTELEQPVFAWK; encoded by the coding sequence ATCATGAGACCGTTCGACGATGCCACACGGCGGAATATCGCGGCTGCCTGCGCCGCCTTCACGCGTCTGCCGGAGGAAGAAGCACCAATGGCGTTGAAGCGTGCTGCGGTGGCGGTTGCGCTGACCGCGAGCGAGCGCGACGAGACCGCATTCCTGCTCACGCTGCGCGCGTCGCATCTGCGCGCCCATCGCGGCCAATGGGCCTTGCCGGGCGGACGCTGCGACGGCGGCGAGACGCCGGTCGAGGCGGCGCTGCGCGAGCTCGACGAGGAGCTTGGTCTTCGCCTCACCAGCGCGGACGTGCTCGGCACGCTCGACGATTATCCGACACGCTCCGGCTATCTGATCACGCCGGTCGTGGTCTGGGTCGCCAATAGCACGGCAATCAGGCCGAACCCGGACGAGGTCGCTTCCGTCCATCGCATCGCGCTCGCCACGATCGAGCGCGAGGACGCCTTCGACTTCGTCGCCATCGCCGAGAGCGCGCGCCGCGTGATCCGCTTTCACCACCAGATGAGCCTGATCCACGCGCCGACCGCGGCGCTGATCTACCAGTTCCGCGAGGTGCTGGCGGGCCGGCACACCCGCGTGACCGAGCTGGAACAGCCGGTTTTCGCGTGGAAATGA
- a CDS encoding PaaI family thioesterase, producing MTSKAAARLKSDGWSILETTGFLHLIGPLWERKVDGHYEFALATEDKHHNRRGMVQGGVMMTFADRTCGMAARYASGKEFLATVQLDTHFVEAGQIGDILFSRPRVVRSTRSLIFMSTEVMVDDRCIVMANGVFKILKGPG from the coding sequence ATGACCAGCAAGGCCGCCGCAAGGCTCAAATCAGACGGCTGGAGCATTCTGGAGACCACGGGTTTCCTGCACCTGATCGGCCCCTTGTGGGAACGCAAGGTCGACGGCCATTACGAATTCGCGCTCGCGACCGAAGACAAGCACCACAACCGGCGCGGCATGGTCCAGGGCGGTGTGATGATGACCTTCGCCGACCGCACCTGCGGCATGGCCGCCCGCTACGCGTCGGGCAAGGAATTTTTGGCGACGGTGCAGCTCGACACCCATTTCGTCGAGGCCGGCCAGATCGGCGACATCCTGTTCTCCCGCCCGCGCGTGGTGCGTTCGACGCGCAGCCTGATCTTCATGAGCACGGAGGTGATGGTGGATGATCGTTGCATCGTGATGGCGAATGGCGTGTTCAAGATCTTGAAGGGGCCGGGGTAG
- a CDS encoding aldo/keto reductase, whose protein sequence is MQYRQLGRSGLKVSPICLGTMMFGGPTNEAASKRIIDKAHGAGINFIDTADAYSKGASEEVVGRAIAGNRHAWVLATKLANPMGNDPNRVGLSRRWVLQAADESLQRLGTEHIDIYYLHKEDHATPLEETVRAMGDLIRAGKVRYFGVSNYRAWRVAEICNICDRLGIDRPAVSQPYYNAMNRMPEVEHFPACSYYGLGIVPYSPLARGVLTGKYKPDAAPDKETRAGRNDTRMMQTEWRPESLQLAQEIKAHAERKGITAGQFAVAWVLNSAFVSSIVAGPRTEEQWDGYVSALDYRFTGDDEALVDRLVVPGHPSTPGYNDPAYPIEGRHARTA, encoded by the coding sequence ATGCAATACCGCCAGCTTGGCCGCAGCGGCCTGAAAGTATCGCCGATTTGTCTGGGCACCATGATGTTTGGCGGGCCGACCAATGAGGCGGCCTCCAAGAGGATCATCGACAAGGCGCACGGGGCCGGCATCAACTTCATCGACACCGCGGACGCCTATTCGAAGGGCGCCTCCGAGGAGGTCGTCGGACGTGCCATTGCCGGCAATCGCCACGCCTGGGTGCTCGCCACCAAGCTCGCCAATCCCATGGGCAACGATCCCAATCGCGTCGGGCTGTCGCGGCGCTGGGTGTTGCAGGCCGCCGACGAGAGCTTGCAGCGGCTCGGCACCGAACACATCGACATCTACTATCTGCACAAGGAAGACCATGCGACGCCGCTGGAGGAGACGGTGCGCGCAATGGGCGATTTGATCCGTGCGGGCAAGGTGCGCTATTTCGGCGTGTCGAACTACCGCGCCTGGCGCGTCGCCGAGATCTGCAACATCTGCGACCGCCTCGGCATCGACCGTCCCGCGGTGAGCCAGCCCTATTACAACGCGATGAACCGCATGCCCGAGGTCGAGCATTTTCCGGCCTGTTCCTATTACGGCCTCGGCATCGTGCCCTACAGTCCTCTGGCGCGCGGTGTCCTTACCGGCAAGTACAAGCCCGATGCCGCCCCGGACAAGGAGACGCGCGCGGGCCGCAACGACACCCGCATGATGCAGACCGAATGGCGGCCGGAATCACTCCAGCTCGCGCAGGAGATCAAGGCGCACGCGGAGAGGAAGGGCATCACCGCCGGCCAGTTCGCGGTTGCATGGGTGCTGAATTCCGCCTTCGTCTCCTCGATCGTCGCGGGCCCACGCACCGAGGAGCAGTGGGACGGCTACGTCAGTGCGCTCGATTATCGCTTCACTGGAGATGACGAGGCGCTGGTCGACAGGCTGGTCGTCCCAGGCCATCCCTCGACGCCCGGCTATAACGATCCCGCCTACCCGATCGAAGGCCGCCACGCGCGGACGGCTTGA
- a CDS encoding tetratricopeptide repeat protein, producing MALEDRYGLPLSTASDAAASAYREGVDLMLSGWTGTAEALERAIAADPDFALAHIARARVHAFYQQGDLARIKAALARELVAKRGTARERSHVATLALAIEGRLPEAIASTLKHIDEWPRDALVLSLPLGAFGLFAFSGMADHDRARHELCERVAQYYGEDWWFLTMHGWAMTENGDVARGRGVTERGFNLHRANAHAAHAVLHAMFEDGSIDAADRLVDEWIPGYDRAGILHGHIRWHQALGALEHGDAVRALSIYADVLRPSVTQAPPLNVITDAASLLWRLSAYGHTVPETLWLEADNAAQKLFPKSSLSFADVHMALFAAATQNREALTARLAVIEQRLAEGKLPAGPVVPAVFRALAAFADEDYAACVQTLAPVLGEVVRIGGSHAQRELIEDTYIVALMRGGELPRARALLDARLHRRPSLRDRRWQAAMG from the coding sequence ATGGCGCTTGAAGACCGCTACGGCCTGCCGCTCTCCACCGCATCCGACGCAGCGGCATCAGCCTATCGAGAAGGCGTCGATCTCATGCTCTCGGGCTGGACCGGAACGGCAGAGGCGCTGGAGCGTGCGATTGCGGCCGACCCGGATTTCGCGCTGGCCCATATCGCCCGCGCCCGCGTGCACGCCTTCTACCAGCAGGGCGACCTGGCGCGGATCAAGGCGGCGCTCGCGCGCGAGCTGGTGGCGAAGCGCGGCACCGCGCGCGAGCGCTCGCATGTCGCGACGCTGGCACTCGCGATCGAGGGCCGCTTGCCGGAAGCGATCGCATCGACGCTGAAGCACATCGACGAATGGCCGCGCGATGCATTGGTGCTGTCGCTGCCGCTCGGCGCGTTCGGCCTGTTCGCCTTCTCCGGCATGGCCGATCACGACCGTGCGCGGCACGAGCTGTGCGAGCGCGTGGCGCAGTATTACGGCGAGGACTGGTGGTTCCTCACCATGCATGGCTGGGCGATGACCGAGAATGGCGATGTCGCGCGCGGCCGCGGCGTCACCGAGCGCGGCTTCAATTTGCACCGGGCGAACGCCCATGCCGCGCATGCGGTGCTGCATGCGATGTTCGAGGACGGCTCGATCGATGCGGCCGATCGCCTGGTTGACGAGTGGATACCCGGTTACGACCGCGCCGGAATCCTGCACGGCCATATCCGCTGGCACCAGGCGCTCGGCGCGCTCGAGCATGGCGATGCGGTTCGCGCGCTGTCGATCTATGCCGACGTGCTCCGGCCATCAGTCACGCAGGCGCCGCCGCTCAACGTCATCACCGATGCCGCCTCGCTGCTCTGGCGCCTGTCGGCGTATGGCCACACCGTACCGGAGACGCTGTGGCTGGAAGCCGACAACGCAGCGCAAAAACTGTTTCCGAAGTCGAGCCTGTCTTTCGCCGATGTCCACATGGCGCTGTTCGCGGCGGCGACGCAGAACCGCGAGGCGCTCACCGCGCGCCTTGCGGTCATCGAGCAGCGGCTCGCCGAGGGCAAGCTGCCGGCCGGCCCCGTCGTGCCGGCTGTCTTCCGCGCGCTGGCCGCCTTCGCGGATGAGGACTACGCCGCATGCGTGCAAACGCTCGCCCCGGTGCTCGGCGAGGTCGTGCGCATCGGCGGCAGCCATGCCCAGCGCGAGTTGATCGAAGATACCTATATCGTCGCCCTCATGCGCGGCGGTGAACTGCCCCGCGCCCGCGCCCTGCTGGACGCCCGCCTGCACCGCCGGCCCTCCTTACGCGACAGGCGCTGGCAGGCGGCCATGGGTTAG
- a CDS encoding ATP-binding protein yields MITGLVRILIVCLLASLSRDCIAAESKRQRSILVLEEADFRSPFYSEIFTGIRAAAKQSGTAHTVIYGESLDLSRFPGPGYEESLVGHLRAKYAQRPIDVIVSIGVTSAKFLQKRKQEIWPAAPVVYGFVPDLPETRALFLPDTTAVFARVTPAHLLKAARAIVPDLTRVVLVGDAWRNPLVYGHWRQDFAAMMPGLEVTDLSDAVLRDVRKQVASLPDRSAILTSAMYSDGEGTYYSPASALALVAETANRPIVITSDTFLGRSGVGGFLLMPEIIGREAGEVAMRILDGEAPSNIVPFGGDNVKPIFDWRQLKRWNVNEANLPPGSEVRFREPTFWGQYRWHVTIVASIVLLQAMMIAILLRERHLRFMAEVEARQRMSELAHLNRRATVGEMTASLAHELNQPLAAIMINAESAQLILRNPAPDLGEIDDILAHIRRDDQRAAEIISRLRAFLKRDPTARHELDLNAMVGEVFRFLSVQALTHDVELATEPSSTDIRVKGDKVQLQQAILNLAMNGIDAVAHLPNKRRRVVGRTSLAEGNLALVSVADAGDGILPEKVTEIFKPFFTTKAQGMGIGLSIAHTIVEAHGGRIWAENAPSGGAVFHVALPLAAPP; encoded by the coding sequence ATGATCACCGGGCTGGTGCGCATCCTGATCGTCTGCCTGCTCGCAAGCTTGTCGCGCGACTGCATCGCGGCCGAGAGCAAGCGGCAGCGTTCGATCCTGGTTCTTGAAGAAGCCGATTTTCGCTCGCCGTTTTATTCCGAGATCTTTACCGGCATCCGCGCCGCTGCGAAGCAGAGCGGGACGGCTCACACGGTGATCTACGGCGAGAGCCTCGATCTCAGCCGCTTCCCGGGGCCCGGCTATGAAGAGAGCCTGGTCGGCCACCTCAGGGCCAAATATGCACAGCGGCCGATCGACGTCATCGTTTCAATTGGCGTCACATCGGCGAAATTCCTTCAAAAGCGCAAGCAGGAGATTTGGCCGGCCGCGCCAGTCGTCTACGGCTTTGTGCCTGATCTGCCCGAAACGCGCGCGCTGTTTCTGCCCGATACCACCGCGGTCTTCGCCCGCGTGACGCCGGCACATTTGCTGAAAGCTGCGCGCGCCATCGTCCCCGACCTGACCCGTGTCGTCCTCGTGGGCGATGCCTGGAGGAATCCGCTGGTGTATGGACATTGGAGGCAGGACTTCGCGGCCATGATGCCAGGCCTCGAAGTCACAGATCTCTCCGATGCCGTGCTGCGCGACGTCCGCAAGCAAGTCGCTTCGCTGCCCGACCGTTCCGCGATCCTGACCTCCGCGATGTATTCCGACGGCGAAGGCACCTATTATTCCCCGGCGTCGGCGCTCGCGCTCGTCGCCGAGACTGCGAACCGTCCGATTGTCATCACGTCCGACACATTCCTCGGGCGATCGGGCGTAGGCGGCTTCCTGCTGATGCCGGAGATCATCGGACGGGAAGCCGGCGAAGTCGCTATGCGGATACTCGACGGCGAAGCGCCGTCGAACATCGTCCCCTTCGGCGGGGACAACGTAAAGCCGATCTTCGACTGGCGCCAGCTGAAGCGCTGGAACGTGAACGAGGCCAATCTGCCCCCCGGCAGCGAGGTACGTTTCCGTGAACCGACCTTCTGGGGACAGTATCGCTGGCACGTCACCATCGTTGCGAGCATCGTTCTGCTGCAGGCGATGATGATCGCGATTCTGCTGCGCGAGCGCCACCTGCGCTTCATGGCCGAGGTCGAAGCGCGGCAGCGCATGTCGGAGCTCGCCCACTTGAATCGCCGCGCCACCGTGGGCGAGATGACTGCCTCGCTCGCCCACGAGCTGAACCAGCCGCTCGCCGCCATCATGATCAATGCCGAGTCCGCCCAGCTTATATTGCGGAATCCGGCTCCCGACCTCGGCGAGATCGATGACATATTGGCCCACATTCGCCGAGACGATCAGCGGGCCGCCGAAATCATCAGCCGGCTGCGTGCGTTTCTGAAACGAGACCCGACCGCACGGCACGAGCTCGACCTCAATGCGATGGTCGGCGAGGTGTTTCGCTTCCTATCTGTGCAGGCCTTGACGCACGATGTCGAGCTCGCAACGGAACCCTCGTCCACGGATATCCGCGTCAAGGGCGACAAGGTTCAGCTCCAGCAGGCCATTCTGAATCTGGCCATGAACGGCATCGACGCCGTGGCCCATCTACCGAACAAGCGGCGCCGCGTGGTCGGCCGAACCAGTCTCGCCGAGGGCAATCTGGCTCTCGTCTCCGTCGCCGATGCCGGTGACGGAATCCTTCCAGAGAAGGTGACGGAGATATTCAAGCCGTTCTTCACGACCAAGGCGCAAGGCATGGGCATCGGCCTGTCGATCGCCCATACCATCGTCGAAGCGCATGGCGGGCGGATCTGGGCCGAGAACGCGCCCTCAGGCGGCGCCGTCTTTCACGTCGCCCTGCCGCTGGCGGCGCCGCCATAG
- a CDS encoding oleate hydratase, whose product MKAYFVGGGIGSLAGAAFLIRDAQQAGRDIVIYEAQPLVGGSLDGAQLANGAYSLRGGRMLTTDHYECTWDLLSSIPSLEHPGLSVRDETVAFNLENPAHSQARLVDRNRFKVDVSHMGFSARDRLELLRLTEASEETLGNSRITDWLSPKFFESNFWYMWQTTFAFQPWHSAVELKRYLHRFMSEFPRIETLAGVKRTVYNQYDAIVRPLADWLKRQGVQFVRGTAVTDMAIESEDGRLRVRQLVLDRDGRTANVRIEDGDLVFFQNGSMTDASSLGTMTEPPPRLTKKDSQGWALWETIAKGRPEFGNPAAFNSSIPESYWLSFTVTCRDPRFFARMEAFSGNRAGTGGLVTFKDSNWLMSVVLYHQPHFAGQPKNVQVFWGYALHPDRVGNFVGKPMSDGGGADILKELCGHLNFDPDVFEDAICVPCRMPYITSMFMPRNLTDRPLPVPKNSVNLAFVSQFVEIPDDVVFTVEYSVRAAQMAVYQLMKVDRPVPPVTRHDRSLAVIFATLEKAFA is encoded by the coding sequence ATGAAGGCGTATTTCGTCGGCGGCGGCATTGGATCGCTCGCGGGCGCGGCGTTCCTGATCCGGGACGCGCAGCAGGCTGGGCGTGACATCGTGATCTACGAGGCGCAGCCGCTGGTCGGTGGCAGTCTCGACGGCGCCCAGCTCGCGAACGGCGCCTATTCGCTGCGCGGCGGGCGCATGCTGACCACCGACCATTATGAATGCACCTGGGATCTGCTCTCCAGCATCCCCTCGCTCGAGCATCCGGGCCTCAGCGTGCGCGACGAGACCGTCGCGTTCAATCTGGAGAACCCGGCGCACTCGCAGGCGCGGCTGGTCGACCGCAACCGCTTCAAGGTCGACGTCTCGCATATGGGTTTTTCCGCACGCGACCGGCTGGAGCTGCTGCGGCTCACCGAAGCGTCGGAGGAGACGCTCGGCAACAGCCGCATCACCGACTGGCTCTCGCCGAAGTTCTTCGAGTCCAATTTCTGGTACATGTGGCAGACCACCTTCGCGTTCCAGCCCTGGCACAGCGCGGTCGAGCTGAAGCGTTATCTGCATCGCTTCATGAGCGAGTTTCCGCGCATCGAGACGCTCGCCGGCGTCAAGCGCACCGTCTACAATCAGTATGATGCGATCGTGCGGCCGCTCGCCGATTGGCTGAAGCGGCAGGGCGTGCAATTCGTGCGCGGCACTGCAGTCACCGACATGGCGATCGAGAGCGAGGACGGACGCTTGCGGGTGCGCCAGCTCGTGCTCGACCGCGACGGCCGCACCGCCAACGTTCGGATCGAGGACGGCGACCTCGTGTTCTTCCAGAACGGATCGATGACGGACGCCTCGAGCCTGGGCACGATGACCGAGCCGCCGCCGCGCCTGACCAAGAAGGACAGTCAGGGTTGGGCGCTCTGGGAGACGATCGCGAAAGGCCGTCCCGAGTTCGGCAATCCCGCCGCCTTCAACAGCTCGATCCCCGAATCCTATTGGCTGTCCTTCACCGTCACCTGCCGGGATCCACGCTTCTTCGCCCGGATGGAGGCGTTCTCCGGCAACAGGGCCGGCACCGGCGGGCTCGTGACGTTCAAGGATTCCAACTGGCTGATGTCGGTCGTGCTCTATCACCAGCCGCATTTCGCAGGGCAGCCAAAGAACGTGCAGGTGTTCTGGGGCTATGCGCTGCATCCCGATCGCGTCGGCAATTTCGTCGGCAAGCCGATGTCCGACGGCGGCGGCGCGGATATTTTGAAGGAGCTGTGCGGGCACCTGAACTTCGATCCCGATGTGTTCGAGGACGCAATCTGCGTTCCCTGCCGCATGCCCTACATCACCAGCATGTTCATGCCGCGTAACCTGACTGATCGGCCGCTGCCGGTGCCGAAGAATTCGGTCAACCTCGCGTTCGTCAGCCAGTTCGTCGAAATCCCCGACGACGTCGTGTTCACCGTCGAATATTCGGTGCGGGCAGCACAGATGGCGGTCTATCAGCTCATGAAGGTCGATCGCCCGGTGCCGCCGGTGACGCGGCACGACAGGTCGCTCGCGGTGATCTTCGCGACGCTGGAGAAGGCGTTCGCGTGA